A genome region from Coprococcus phoceensis includes the following:
- a CDS encoding phage tail protein, whose product MQIFDDKKKRIGTLSGFKDRAITTTLDSGDKELTFDYPASGALVDLLKEEYYIRTKTDEFVLKAVEKGEQFNKYTAVLNVEELEGTAFPYGFESDEQTIKACLEFAFEGTGWHVGTCTVTKKRTIDEQESVTAWDVLQKCLTTYRCECIIRSLTKTIDIYDRIGSDRGCYFMEGLNLRKISLKSDTYDFYTRIYPIGKDGITPEWLTGKDYIDNFQYSSKIKAYVWKDERYTNTTSLIEDATAKIEEMSRPYKAYTAEVVDLAKASEKYKDILSYGIGDTVTLVSKKTRTKEKQRIVKITEYPETSEKNMVEISNARKTFAEIQKEETAAATEEAVSISNRATKKVLENYSTTEEIETKITASKEAVEAGVAYTLKNYYTSVQMDSLIKATKEEISQEVKHVEENSMHNYVVNGDFSNGLDDNWYNSNETNNAVMDVSGLGTVAKILKTSSSGSYIRQNLGKIPAGTYRVRYKAATAAGYESTARVQVGALGSYSTTSSGALKSKEFTTIEREITVSEGTKYVYIYAYTQNAPVYITDIEVLGLYSLYADAKIQVTAEEITSEVNKKVNEDDFGTLITQNAYNVRIAFNKGSSYMQFDSTAITMYTGTITDNQKRTRFDYNGTHFYRDGYYVGKIGTNTMKDNDSQRGLVFDIESNTAYMSWSNKESANASVYTMKWSYCTQQCGNYEANMLHAGADINMHFFTLRNVSFEDGSISGTLTFKQPLEVGSDGKLTKWSTATLEFKRGILVSGTWSNG is encoded by the coding sequence TTGCAGATTTTTGATGATAAAAAGAAAAGAATCGGAACACTGTCCGGATTCAAGGATAGGGCAATCACCACGACACTGGATTCCGGAGATAAGGAATTGACGTTTGACTATCCTGCATCGGGAGCGTTGGTTGACCTGCTCAAAGAAGAATATTATATACGCACTAAAACGGACGAATTTGTTCTCAAAGCAGTCGAAAAAGGGGAACAGTTCAACAAATACACCGCCGTCCTCAACGTGGAGGAATTGGAGGGAACGGCGTTCCCGTATGGGTTTGAATCGGATGAACAGACAATCAAAGCGTGTCTTGAGTTTGCGTTCGAGGGTACGGGGTGGCATGTCGGAACATGCACAGTCACAAAGAAAAGAACCATTGACGAGCAGGAAAGTGTCACGGCATGGGATGTCCTGCAAAAGTGCCTCACGACATACCGTTGTGAGTGCATCATTCGCTCACTGACAAAGACAATCGACATTTATGACAGGATAGGAAGTGACAGAGGGTGTTATTTCATGGAGGGATTGAACCTCCGGAAAATATCTTTGAAATCCGACACCTATGATTTTTATACAAGAATCTATCCGATAGGCAAGGACGGCATCACGCCGGAATGGTTGACCGGAAAAGATTACATCGACAATTTTCAGTATAGTTCCAAAATCAAGGCGTATGTGTGGAAAGATGAGCGATACACCAACACCACAAGTCTGATTGAGGATGCGACGGCAAAAATTGAGGAAATGTCACGACCATACAAGGCATATACTGCGGAGGTGGTCGACCTTGCGAAAGCGTCAGAAAAATACAAAGACATTCTTTCATACGGAATCGGAGACACGGTCACACTTGTGTCAAAGAAAACCAGAACGAAAGAAAAACAGAGGATTGTCAAAATCACGGAATATCCGGAGACATCGGAAAAGAACATGGTTGAGATTTCCAATGCGAGAAAGACATTCGCAGAGATTCAGAAAGAGGAGACGGCAGCAGCCACAGAGGAGGCGGTCTCCATCTCCAACAGGGCAACCAAGAAAGTCCTTGAGAACTATTCGACCACGGAGGAGATTGAAACCAAAATCACGGCATCGAAAGAGGCAGTCGAGGCAGGTGTTGCCTACACTCTGAAAAATTATTATACATCCGTGCAGATGGATTCCTTGATAAAAGCCACGAAAGAGGAGATTTCTCAAGAGGTAAAGCATGTTGAGGAAAACTCAATGCACAACTATGTTGTGAATGGAGATTTTTCAAACGGACTTGATGATAATTGGTACAACAGCAATGAGACGAACAATGCCGTGATGGATGTGTCCGGATTGGGAACGGTTGCGAAAATACTGAAAACATCCTCAAGCGGTTCGTATATACGGCAGAATTTAGGGAAAATACCTGCGGGAACATATCGTGTGAGATATAAGGCAGCAACAGCAGCAGGGTACGAAAGCACGGCAAGGGTGCAGGTGGGAGCGTTGGGAAGTTATTCAACAACATCATCCGGAGCGTTAAAGAGTAAAGAGTTCACAACGATTGAGCGTGAAATCACGGTATCAGAGGGAACGAAATACGTTTACATTTACGCATATACTCAAAATGCACCAGTGTACATTACAGATATTGAGGTGTTGGGTCTGTATTCGTTGTATGCGGATGCAAAAATTCAAGTGACTGCGGAGGAAATCACCTCCGAGGTCAACAAAAAGGTGAACGAGGATGATTTCGGAACACTTATCACACAGAATGCATACAATGTCCGAATTGCATTCAACAAAGGCAGTTCGTACATGCAGTTTGATTCGACCGCAATCACAATGTACACCGGAACGATTACGGATAACCAAAAAAGAACACGATTTGACTACAACGGAACTCATTTCTATCGTGACGGATATTATGTCGGGAAAATCGGAACGAACACTATGAAAGACAACGACAGTCAGAGAGGACTTGTCTTTGATATAGAGAGCAACACCGCCTATATGTCATGGTCAAACAAAGAAAGTGCAAATGCAAGTGTGTACACAATGAAATGGTCGTACTGCACACAGCAGTGTGGAAATTACGAGGCGAACATGCTACATGCAGGGGCAGACATCAACATGCATTTCTTCACATTAAGGAATGTAAGTTTTGAGGATGGCTCAATAAGTGGAACGCTAACATTCAAACAACCTTTAGAAGTAGGCAGCGACGGGAAACTGACAAAGTGGTCAACGGCGACGCTTGAGTTCAAAAGAGGAATATTAGTGTCCGGAACATGGAGCAATGGATAA
- a CDS encoding phage distal tail protein has protein sequence MKINGTDIRAYNAKQLTADVQPPSIMNNYEWLSGATLPTELETDVQMGHLKLSIYFKGKDRNSIIRSASEFMMNFTKPCRLELDGYKGTYIGFITSNDYEKKNVKQRYVVNVEFDGFFVDDDLSITFDGKTSASFYKVGTRDTPCVVEVYAKSTLTNYTITGLGEDIIVESLAAGKTVVIDAKTGLVTIDGANAFDKVDLWEFPVLKAGETALIFSNTKARVTVRYTPMWI, from the coding sequence ATGAAGATAAACGGAACAGACATCAGAGCGTACAACGCAAAACAGTTGACCGCCGATGTGCAGCCTCCCTCAATCATGAATAATTATGAATGGTTGTCGGGAGCAACACTCCCGACAGAGCTTGAGACAGATGTTCAGATGGGTCATTTGAAACTGTCAATCTATTTCAAGGGCAAGGACAGGAACAGCATCATCCGTTCTGCATCAGAATTTATGATGAATTTCACAAAGCCGTGCAGGTTGGAACTTGACGGCTACAAAGGAACATATATCGGGTTCATCACATCAAATGACTATGAGAAAAAGAATGTGAAACAGAGGTACGTCGTAAACGTGGAATTTGACGGCTTTTTCGTCGATGACGACCTCTCAATCACATTCGACGGGAAAACCTCCGCATCGTTCTATAAAGTGGGTACAAGAGACACTCCGTGCGTTGTGGAGGTATATGCAAAAAGCACCTTGACGAATTACACAATCACCGGACTGGGAGAGGACATCATTGTTGAGAGCCTTGCAGCAGGAAAAACGGTTGTGATAGATGCAAAAACCGGACTTGTGACGATAGACGGGGCGAACGCATTTGACAAGGTGGATTTGTGGGAATTTCCGGTATTAAAGGCAGGAGAAACGGCACTCATATTCTCCAACACAAAGGCAAGAGTGACGGTCAGATATACTCCGATGTGGATTTAG